AAAGAGAATCCACATAGATGCAATCAGAGACCCAAATGCCAGCATGAATCCAATGAACAGCCAAATGCAAGCCCCTGTTTGACCCAGGCAACCTTCACTGTAACTGTCACCTCGGACTTGTCCATTTGATACTGCATTAATCATCAGGAAGGTTATGGTTGCTATAACACCACAGGCATGGTATGAGTGGTTGAACTCTTCCATAGTTGGACAAATGATAGCTGCATCTATGATAATCCACCAGCCGGTAAAAAATAGAACACCAGCAGCAATGGAAGCAATAGTATTGCGCTTTTCCCCCCAGTCAATGCATTCTGAGCATCTCAAGCCTTCTAGAAATCCAGACATTTTTTTTCAGGTCAGTCCAGCCCCGTCCGTGCAGTCGGTCCCGAGCCCGGTGTCGCGCTGCGCGGGGCTGCCTCACTTTCTCCTAGTTTTcagccaagaaaacaaaacagccacCGGCCACCGGTACCCGGATGAAACagcacatttattctttttctagctagGTATCATTACTCTTTTGATATCCTATGAGATCTAAATTTGACTGTGATCATTACGTCTTATGCTAGATGCTAGGACTATGACAGTGAGCAAGAAAaataattgctcaataaatataagaATACACTCACACTAAAGCAAGGAATAAATATCCCTACTTAATAAAAACCCCAATTCTACACAGGTCATAAGGTCATCACTggtatttataactttttttctatTCCCAATTCCATATTCCCTTTGACCTCAGAAACCACCTCAGCTGGTCATGGTTCTTAACTTCATGGAGTGACCTAAATCCACATCCCTATAGTGTCTGAGCAGCTCATAGTCATGTCTGCATGAAGTCATTAaagttttcctttagtttttattttaggaaaaaggaTTTCTGAGAGGGGTCCTAGAGGATCTCATGAATGAGACATTCCCTCCACTTTTTCTACTACAGAATATTCCTCCAGAAAATTGGAATAAGCCACTCCAACAGGTATgctaaaattcttttctttgccCATTAGTTAACGGTCATGAGAATCTCAATATGGTCAATGTAGTCTTAACCACCAGTTTAAGGAAGATTGTACTTTTCCATTACTCCTTCATCCATTAGGAGATACTCTCTTTAAAACAGCAGCCAGCATTTCATGATAGGAAGCAACCTTTTGCCGATGGATCACTAGGGGTAATAATAAGAGAATCACTCTCATTTCACTGCCTTGTCTTTCATATGCATGAATATAGATTATGAAAGAAATAAGATCATATCCGGGTCACTGACTCAAAGCAT
This genomic interval from Neovison vison isolate M4711 chromosome 1, ASM_NN_V1, whole genome shotgun sequence contains the following:
- the LOC122902335 gene encoding transmembrane protein 50A-like produces the protein MSGFLEGLRCSECIDWGEKRNTIASIAAGVLFFTGWWIIIDAAIICPTMEEFNHSYHACGVIATITFLMINAVSNGQVRGDSYSEGCLGQTGACIWLFIGFMLAFGSLIASMWILFGGYVAKEKAIVYSGIAVFFQNAFIFFGGLVFKFGLTEALWQ